In Sphaerodactylus townsendi isolate TG3544 linkage group LG13, MPM_Stown_v2.3, whole genome shotgun sequence, one DNA window encodes the following:
- the LOC125442604 gene encoding uncharacterized protein LOC125442604 yields the protein MLPEEQQGPAISSAMEETYLLNVEGVKKKILHGGYGQLPDFKEGSKIIFHFQTLMDNFERTVIDDSREFGIPMEIIVGKMFKIEVWETLLTSMRIGEVAEFWCDPVHTGMYALVSKSMRKIAEGKDPLEGQKHRCGMGNMFDYHSTGYTDLDELLRTPQALIFIMELFKVEDPSAYKRDTWAMNREEKLAAIPKLHTEGNRLVLARKFKEAAEKYQEAVICLRNIQAKEKPWEEEWLQLEKLATPLVLNYCQCQLELGEYYEVLEHTTDLLQKDNENVKAYFKRAKAHAAVWNDKEARTDFLRAAQLDPSLAAAVRKELKLLGEKMRQKCVEERKRYKEMFDWPVSKGETEMGTGEETKWLSKGHEEVLDNKLGAPVEESRPEVLKTEREVDWQGVGEKDGETGQRNCDEEETGELIRNKGEMDEEDSALQTEQGEMVTKTGDEEQESQAQQKDPSYSGEEKARHETGRPNQQFGFGEWEPKDPSSSWEKKTRCETSSPNQQLQFGECEPKDPSSSWEEKASCETSRPNQQLGFEEWEPKEEQEKAEDTITFGAQEQNGRLGFATLKEQQGKLIHRYSGKEAEGTSEHFLFSTGDMFNQGCYEAKGSFLGAEREDNKAIWGNGETQAGEYSRPLEDTGWAADNVKEWGGVESSEEIFEEDFFTAPQEGSQGEVRVTTDLGLTGESSPDWWDCAELREETSTAEKGEHRAKIEWEGEETETDDHSSPMQEIHGYENGCCPEHHETGTEPKERVTGTETHREGIQDESSKREINLGGEFSWEQRGEFREEADGWVNEKTNVECIFGAQEERPEDGVGLGCPEDEMCFNIEKFKVGMGEQGSVRDQDKEDFHWEWPENTGGITHLSLKEDSLSPWSCRDAIKDEGGDPDSTRGKDTSQACCSLQLAEPGVKSVPNVWATKQPSPVEEEALGNRE from the exons GTGGGGAAGATGTTCAAAATCGAAGTGTGGGAGACCCTGTTGACTTCCATGAGGATCGGCGAGGTGGCAGAGTTCTGGTGTGATCCTGTT cacACTGGTATGTATGCCTTGGTTTCCAAAAGCATGAGGAAAATTGCTGAAGGCAAGGACCCTCTGGAGGGGCAGAAGCATCGCTGTGGGATGGGCAACATGTTTGATTACCACAGCACAGGCTACACAGACCTGGATGAACTGCTGAGAACACCTCAGGCCCTTATCTTTATCATGGAGCTTTTCAAA GTGGAAGACCCTTCTGCATACAAACGTGACACATGGGCCATGAACAGAGAAGAGAAGCTGGCTGCTATACCAAAGTTGCACACTGAGGGAAACCGGCTGGTCCTGGCCCGGAAATTCAAAGAGGCAGCGGAGAAGTACCAGGAAGCTGTCATCTGCTTGCGCAATATTCAGGCCAAG GAGAAGCCATGGGAAGAGGAGTGGCTGCAGCTGGAAAAACTCGCTACCCCACTTGTGCTGAACTATTGCCAGTGTCAACTGGAGCTGGGGGAATATTATGAGGTGTTGGAGCACACTACTGATCTTCTCCAGAAGGACAATG AAAATGTCAAGGCATATTTCAAACGGGCAAAGGCCCATGCTGCTGTCTGGAATGACAAGGAGGCACGAACAGACTTTCTGAGGGCGGCCCAGCTGGATCCTTCACTAGCTGCCGCTGTGAGGAAAGAATTAAAACTCCTGGGGGAGAAGATGAGGCAGAAATGTGTGGAAGAGCGCAAGAGGTATAAGGAAATGTTTGACTGGCCTGTATCTAAAGGGGAAACTGAAATGGGAACTGGTGAGGAGACAAAGTGGCTTTCTAAGGGGCATGAGGAGGTGCTGGACAATAAACTTGGGGCCCCAGTAGAAGAAAGTAGGCCAGAAGTCCTGAAGACTGAGAGGGAGGTGGACTGGCAGGGGGTAGGTGAAAAGGATGGAGAAACAGGGCAAAGAAATTGTGATGAAGAAGAGACAGGAGAACTCATAAGAAACAAAGGGGAAATGGACGAGGAGGACTCTGCACTTCAGACAGAACAGGGAGAGATGGTAACTAAAACTGGAGATGAAGAGCAAGAGAGCCAAGCTCAACAAAAGGACCCTAGTTATtctggggaagagaaggcaagACATGAAACCGGTAGGCCCAACCAGCAGTTTGGGTTTGGGGAATGGGAACCAAAGGACCCTAGTTCTTCTTGGGAAAAGAAGACAAGATGTGAAACCTCTAGCCCCAACCAACAGCTGCAGTTTGGAGAATGTGAACCAAAGGACCCTAGCTCTTCTTGGGAAGAGAAGGCAAGCTGTGAAACCTCAAGACCCAACCAGCAGTTGGGGTTTGAGGAATGGGAACCAAAGGAAGAGCAAGAAAAAGCAGAAGATACAATAACGTTTGGGGCACAGGAACAAAATGGACGGCTAGGTTTTGCAACACTGAAGGAACAGCAAGGAAAACTCATTCACAGATATTCTGGGAAGGAAGCGGAGGGAACTTCAGAACATTTCTTGTTCAGCACAGGGGACATGTTTAACCAAGGATGTTATGAGGCAAAGGGGAGTTTCCTGGGAGCAGAGAGGGAAGACAATAAAGCTATATGGGGGAATGGAGAAACCCAAGCTGGAGAGTATTCTAGGCCCCTGGAAGACACAGGCTGGGCAGCAGACAATGTCAAGGAatggggaggagtggagagtTCTGAGGAAATTTTCGAAGAGGATTTCTTCACGGCCCCTCAAGAAGGGTCCCAGGGAGAAGTAAGGGTGACAACAGATCTGGGTTTGACGGGAGAGTCTTCCCCTGACTGGTGGGATTGTGCAGAGCTAAGAGAAGAGACTTCCACTGCAGAGAAGGGAGAACACAGAGCAAAAATAGAATGGGAAGGAGAAGAAACTGAAACGGATGATCATTCCAGTCCAATGCAGGAGATACATGGATATGAGAATGGCTGCTGCCCGGAGCACCATGAAACAGGGACAGAGCCAAAAGAGAGAGTTACGGGAACAGAAACCCACAGGGAAGGGATACAGGATGAGAGCTCCAAGAGAGAGATAAACCTTGGAGGAGAGTTTTCATGGGAACAGAGAGGTGAATTCAGAGAAGAAGCAGATGGATGGGTGAATGAAAAAACAAACGTTGAGTGCATCTTTGGGGCACAGGAAGAGAGGCCAGAGGATGGAGTAGGCTTGGGATGTCCGGAGGATGAGATGTGCTTTAACATTGAGAAATTCAAGGTAGGAATGGGAGAGCAGGGTTCTGTCAGAGATCAAGACAAAGAAGATTTTCACTGGGAATGGCCAGAGAATACAGGAGGGATAACACACCTGAGCTTAAAGgaagactctctctctccctggagTTGCAGAGATGCAATAAAAGATGAAGGTGGAGACCCAGACAGTACCAGAGGTAAAGACACAAGCCAAGCATGCTGTTCGCTGCAGTTGGCTGAGCCTGGAGTGAAAAGTGTGCCGAACGTTTGGGCCACAAAACAGCCCAGCCCAGTAGAGGAGGAAGCTTTAGGAAACAGGGAGTGA